The proteins below are encoded in one region of Brachyspira hampsonii:
- a CDS encoding DUF4234 domain-containing protein, with protein sequence MKKGTVRSIPMLVILSLVTCGIYYLYWIYKTTDEIKNFMEREDINPALELILVLVTCNIYSLYWYYKYGKIVYLEMTAKVGMDNSEDSSVLLVILGLLVYVVAGAILQDKLNAIWNSIDDTENTATYNIESN encoded by the coding sequence ATGAAAAAAGGTACAGTTAGAAGTATTCCTATGCTTGTAATTTTAAGTTTAGTTACATGCGGTATTTATTATCTTTATTGGATTTATAAAACTACCGATGAGATCAAAAATTTTATGGAGAGGGAAGATATAAATCCTGCTTTAGAACTTATACTTGTTTTAGTAACTTGTAACATATATAGTTTATATTGGTACTATAAATATGGTAAAATAGTTTATTTAGAAATGACAGCAAAAGTAGGTATGGATAATAGCGAAGACAGCAGTGTATTATTAGTAATATTAGGGTTATTAGTTTATGTTGTAGCAGGTGCTATACTTCAGGATAAATTGAATGCTATATGGAATAGTATAGATGATACTGAAAACACTGCTACATACAATATAGAAAGTAATTAA
- a CDS encoding aspartate kinase yields the protein MKVAKFGGSSVANASQIKKVVDIVLSDKDRRIVVVSAPGKRLKEDTKVTDLLITLAETIIAGKDGKLELKIIIERFKNIIDELSLSHELLEEIQNDILKRIAEDKSLPTKFTDGVKALGEDLSAKVIAAYINSIGVKAKYVNPKDAGLLLSEEFGNAAVLEKSYANLAKLKDESALVIFPGFFGYTEKGDVVTFPRGGSDITGAILAKAVDAEVYENFTDVDGVFAAAPNIVDNPKLIDEFTYREMRELSYGGFNVLHAEALQPVYEANIPVHILNTNNPSAKGTKIVASRNKSINPVVGVSGEDDFSCLYVSKYLMNREVGFGRKLLEIIEDENIPYQHAPSGIDNISVIVRNSAITPEKEKRIYERVRDELNVDNIYFEHGLALIMLVGEGMQQCVGVSARAMHSMEKCNINIEMLNQGISEVSIMIGVKDDDLNKAIKSIYKTFFEDQNL from the coding sequence ATGAAAGTAGCAAAATTCGGAGGCTCTTCGGTAGCAAATGCCAGCCAGATAAAAAAAGTAGTAGATATAGTATTATCAGATAAAGACAGAAGAATAGTAGTAGTATCTGCTCCGGGAAAGAGACTCAAAGAGGATACAAAGGTAACCGATTTGCTTATTACGCTTGCTGAAACTATTATAGCTGGAAAAGATGGAAAATTAGAATTAAAAATTATTATAGAAAGATTTAAAAATATCATAGATGAACTTTCTCTTTCGCATGAACTTTTAGAAGAGATACAAAATGACATATTAAAGAGAATAGCAGAAGATAAATCACTTCCTACTAAGTTTACAGACGGAGTTAAGGCATTAGGCGAGGATTTAAGTGCTAAGGTAATAGCAGCATATATTAATTCTATAGGAGTCAAAGCTAAATATGTTAATCCTAAGGATGCAGGACTTTTACTTTCTGAAGAATTCGGTAATGCTGCGGTACTAGAAAAATCTTATGCTAATTTGGCTAAATTAAAAGATGAATCTGCTTTGGTAATATTTCCTGGATTTTTCGGATATACAGAAAAAGGCGATGTAGTAACTTTCCCTAGAGGAGGAAGCGATATTACAGGGGCTATTTTGGCTAAAGCAGTTGATGCTGAGGTTTATGAAAACTTTACTGATGTAGACGGTGTGTTTGCGGCAGCTCCCAATATAGTAGATAATCCTAAACTTATAGATGAGTTTACATACAGAGAAATGAGAGAATTAAGTTACGGCGGATTTAATGTTCTTCATGCAGAGGCACTTCAGCCGGTTTATGAAGCTAATATACCTGTACATATACTTAATACTAATAATCCTTCTGCTAAAGGTACTAAAATAGTTGCAAGCAGAAATAAAAGTATTAATCCTGTAGTTGGTGTTTCAGGCGAAGATGATTTTTCATGTCTTTATGTGAGTAAATATTTGATGAACAGAGAGGTAGGTTTCGGAAGAAAACTTTTAGAGATAATAGAAGATGAAAATATACCTTATCAGCATGCTCCTTCCGGAATAGATAATATTTCTGTAATAGTTAGAAATTCTGCCATTACTCCAGAAAAAGAAAAGCGTATATATGAAAGGGTAAGAGATGAACTTAATGTTGATAACATATATTTTGAACATGGACTTGCCTTGATAATGCTTGTAGGCGAAGGTATGCAGCAGTGCGTAGGTGTTTCTGCTAGAGCTATGCATTCTATGGAAAAATGCAATATCAACATAGAAATGCTTAACCAAGGTATAAGCGAAGTAAGTATTATGATAGGCGTTAAAGATGATGATTTAAATAAAGCGATAAAGAGTATATATAAAACTTTCTTTGAAGATCAAAATTTATAA
- a CDS encoding serine/threonine protein phosphatase — MNIFAFTKKGTNTKINTDTLLFNNESISGNPLIIDNQNNYSHYINNIEGTAISLIADGLGDTFASKLAADIYNENFLDLLELVGEQEVSNWIMHNFIKLEVIAARDSADDREKAMAGASIAGVLYHKFAGVFVFNAGDCKVFAVGKNRVTQISRDHISGNALENCACAGGGHYITIEGARRNPNYNYFIASNSMIELLLNKYENIEKAINDIMSSANTEEALNKINKITEDTSDNVSALALLNIFE, encoded by the coding sequence ATGAATATATTTGCTTTTACTAAAAAAGGTACTAATACAAAAATAAACACAGATACATTACTTTTTAATAATGAATCAATATCAGGAAACCCATTAATCATAGATAATCAAAATAACTATTCTCATTATATAAATAATATTGAAGGTACCGCAATTTCTCTTATTGCTGACGGACTTGGCGATACTTTTGCTTCAAAATTGGCTGCCGACATTTATAATGAAAATTTTTTAGATTTGCTTGAACTTGTTGGAGAGCAGGAAGTATCAAATTGGATAATGCATAATTTTATTAAACTTGAGGTTATAGCAGCTAGGGATTCTGCTGATGATAGAGAAAAAGCTATGGCAGGAGCTTCTATTGCTGGGGTTTTATATCATAAATTTGCTGGGGTTTTTGTATTTAATGCAGGAGACTGTAAAGTTTTTGCAGTTGGAAAAAATAGAGTAACGCAGATAAGCCGAGATCATATCAGCGGTAATGCTTTAGAAAATTGTGCTTGTGCTGGAGGAGGACATTATATAACTATAGAAGGGGCAAGAAGAAATCCGAATTATAATTATTTTATAGCTTCTAATTCTATGATTGAATTATTACTAAATAAGTACGAAAATATTGAAAAAGCTATTAATGATATAATGAGTTCTGCAAATACAGAAGAAGCATTAAATAAAATTAATAAAATTACTGAAGACACCTCTGATAATGTAAGTGCATTAGCATTATTGAATATTTTTGAATAA
- a CDS encoding DUF4234 domain-containing protein, whose amino-acid sequence MKKGTIRPIPIVFLLNIITCGWYYLYWIYKTSSEIKDFTEREDLNPALELILGIITCGLYFKYWYYKYGKIVYKEIPSKAGMNNTEDKTIILVIIDILVAVIYYFNIMINILFLTLVLYENALTEENLMNLFSLIPTGLIFIVNISSLIMQDKLNNIWKHIQ is encoded by the coding sequence ATGAAAAAAGGCACTATAAGACCTATACCAATAGTATTTCTTCTGAATATCATAACTTGCGGTTGGTATTATCTTTATTGGATATATAAGACTTCATCTGAAATAAAAGATTTCACTGAAAGAGAAGATTTGAATCCGGCATTAGAGCTGATTCTTGGAATAATTACATGCGGACTTTATTTTAAGTATTGGTATTATAAGTACGGAAAAATCGTTTATAAAGAAATACCTTCAAAAGCTGGTATGAATAATACTGAAGACAAAACAATTATTCTTGTAATAATAGATATTTTAGTTGCTGTTATTTATTATTTTAATATTATGATTAATATTTTATTTTTAACATTGGTATTATATGAAAATGCCTTAACAGAAGAGAATTTGATGAATCTCTTTAGCCTTATACCTACAGGATTAATTTTTATAGTAAATATTTCTTCTCTTATAATGCAGGATAAACTTAATAATATTTGGAAGCATATTCAGTAA
- the ade gene encoding adenine deaminase, whose amino-acid sequence MNIEKLSKMIEISSGKVLADLVIRNCKVVDPISSTITDADIAIADDYIVGVGSYNGKEIIDAKGSYATSGLIDSHVHIESSLCTPVNFAEAVIPFGTTLVVTDPHEIANVCGIGGIKFMIESAKKSPLKCKFMLSSCVPAVSFEDAGAILDSNIIEEFINDEDIFGLAEMMNVLGVLSLDRDVLKKLLAAINADKIIDGHGVMLSGKTLNAYRAAGVYTDHECVSAKDLKARIANGMYVLLRQGSAAQNLASLLQGVNQSNARRCAMCTDDKHLDDIMKYGHISHNLKIAVEHGLDVFSAVAMATINAAECYRLKNIGLIASGYKADIVLFDDLKDFKVNKVFIDGKLVSENGKYLVKTDKDNYNDNIFNTVNIAPITVDDIQIKLKSDEANVIRIVNKDLLTEKSVRIVGVENGYFKYRKSVDILKLVVVERHKATGKIGLGLIENYKLKNGAIATSVSHDSHNIIAVGDNDEDIILAIKEIEKCSGAITAVKNGKVLDTLQLKIAGIMSDDSPHNIVQKIYSMHELAYNELNVNIEIDPFMTLSFMALPVIPEIKLTTNGLFDVKEFNFIDVSA is encoded by the coding sequence ATGAATATAGAGAAATTATCAAAGATGATAGAAATTTCAAGCGGTAAGGTTTTGGCTGATTTGGTTATAAGAAACTGTAAGGTAGTAGACCCAATATCTTCAACAATTACGGATGCAGATATAGCTATTGCTGATGACTATATTGTAGGGGTAGGTTCTTATAATGGAAAAGAGATTATAGATGCTAAAGGCTCTTATGCTACAAGCGGACTAATAGATTCGCATGTGCATATAGAGTCGTCTTTGTGTACACCTGTTAATTTTGCTGAAGCTGTCATTCCTTTCGGTACTACTTTGGTTGTAACGGATCCGCATGAAATTGCTAATGTATGCGGTATTGGCGGTATTAAATTTATGATAGAGTCTGCAAAAAAGAGTCCTCTTAAATGTAAATTTATGCTTTCTTCATGCGTTCCTGCGGTAAGCTTTGAGGATGCAGGTGCAATACTTGATTCTAATATAATAGAAGAGTTTATAAATGATGAAGATATATTCGGACTTGCTGAAATGATGAATGTTCTGGGAGTATTATCGCTTGATAGAGATGTACTTAAAAAATTACTTGCGGCAATAAATGCGGATAAGATTATAGACGGACATGGAGTTATGCTTAGCGGAAAAACTTTGAATGCTTATAGAGCAGCCGGAGTTTATACAGATCATGAATGTGTATCTGCTAAAGATTTAAAGGCAAGAATAGCTAATGGAATGTATGTGCTTTTAAGACAGGGATCTGCTGCACAGAATTTAGCTTCACTATTACAGGGAGTTAATCAAAGCAATGCCAGAAGATGTGCTATGTGTACTGATGACAAGCATTTGGATGATATAATGAAATATGGACATATATCTCATAATTTAAAAATAGCAGTAGAACATGGTCTTGATGTATTTAGTGCTGTTGCTATGGCTACTATTAACGCGGCAGAATGCTATAGACTTAAAAATATTGGTTTGATTGCTTCTGGGTATAAGGCGGATATTGTTTTATTTGATGATTTAAAAGATTTCAAAGTTAATAAAGTTTTTATAGATGGTAAATTAGTTTCAGAAAATGGAAAGTATTTAGTTAAAACAGATAAAGATAATTATAATGATAATATTTTTAATACGGTAAATATTGCTCCTATTACTGTTGATGATATACAGATAAAATTAAAATCAGATGAGGCTAATGTTATAAGAATAGTTAATAAAGATTTGCTTACAGAGAAAAGTGTAAGAATTGTAGGAGTTGAAAACGGATATTTTAAATACAGAAAGAGTGTTGATATATTAAAATTGGTTGTTGTTGAAAGACATAAGGCTACAGGTAAAATAGGTTTGGGATTAATAGAAAATTACAAATTAAAAAATGGAGCAATAGCAACAAGTGTTTCGCATGACTCTCATAATATAATAGCGGTAGGTGATAATGATGAGGATATAATATTAGCGATAAAAGAAATAGAAAAATGTTCAGGTGCAATTACAGCAGTAAAAAATGGAAAAGTTCTTGATACATTACAATTAAAAATAGCAGGTATTATGTCTGATGATTCTCCTCATAATATAGTACAAAAAATCTATTCTATGCATGAACTTGCTTATAATGAACTTAATGTTAACATAGAAATAGATCCTTTCATGACTTTATCTTTTATGGCTTTGCCTGTTATACCAGAAATTAAACTTACAACAAACGGACTTTTTGATGTTAAAGAATTTAATTTTATAGATGTAAGTGCATAA
- a CDS encoding restriction endonuclease, whose translation MSFPSTNEFYIPILEYFYLKNKMEKYIKNENLKNVIIDRLKLNDEQIKLETPKGNNKLDSSIGWTITFLYKSGLLNRPRRGYIIISEEGKKIYKSKIEITTSFLKENYPEFREFMSPEKTDIEDENTLEFEEIINDLYSKVSDYYEYIEELILKKLIKMTEKCTSNKDRGDILENISVQLFSKMGYFDVKRKGGTNDGGIDGDFSIDKFGLERIAFQCKFFARNNKVSSKDIDAFSGSLTKLGYHKGIFITTSYFTKKSDYKNITLINGKRLAELMREYEILCNVDNTYKHYNLDD comes from the coding sequence ATGAGTTTTCCTAGTACAAATGAATTTTATATACCTATATTAGAATACTTTTATTTAAAAAATAAAATGGAAAAATATATAAAAAATGAAAATTTAAAAAATGTTATAATAGATAGGTTGAAATTAAATGATGAACAAATAAAATTAGAAACTCCAAAAGGAAATAATAAATTAGATTCTAGTATAGGTTGGACTATTACATTTTTGTATAAATCAGGATTATTGAATAGACCAAGGAGAGGATATATTATAATTAGTGAAGAGGGTAAAAAAATATATAAAAGTAAAATAGAAATTACAACATCATTTTTAAAAGAAAATTACCCTGAATTTAGAGAATTCATGTCTCCTGAAAAAACAGATATTGAAGATGAAAATACATTAGAATTTGAAGAAATAATAAATGATTTATATTCTAAAGTTAGTGATTATTATGAATATATAGAAGAATTAATTTTGAAAAAATTAATTAAAATGACAGAAAAATGTACATCTAATAAAGATAGAGGAGATATATTGGAAAACATATCTGTACAGCTTTTTAGTAAAATGGGATATTTTGATGTAAAAAGAAAAGGTGGTACTAATGATGGTGGTATAGATGGAGATTTTTCTATAGATAAATTTGGTCTAGAAAGAATAGCATTTCAGTGTAAGTTTTTTGCTAGAAATAATAAAGTTTCTTCAAAAGATATAGATGCATTTAGTGGTTCACTAACTAAATTGGGATATCATAAAGGTATTTTTATAACAACATCTTATTTTACTAAAAAATCAGATTATAAAAATATAACATTGATAAATGGTAAAAGACTTGCTGAACTTATGAGAGAATATGAGATATTATGTAATGTAGATAATACTTATAAACATTATAATTTAGATGATTAA
- the gatB gene encoding Asp-tRNA(Asn)/Glu-tRNA(Gln) amidotransferase subunit GatB, which translates to MEYEAVIGLEVHVQLNTKTKAFCSCPNTFGAPANTLTCPRCQAHPGTLPIVNKEMVHKTIKAGLATNCTIQKKSRFARKHYFYPDLPSYYQITQMDEPICTEGHLDITVLNDDGSSYNKSVRINRIHMEEDAGKLVHDDTGRPLSYVDLNRAGCCLIECVSEPDISTGEEAYQYLTELKKIFKYIDVSDCNMEEGSLRCDANVSIRPKGSKELGVKTEVKNMNSFRNVRLAIDYEIKRQIKALNNGEKILQETRLYDAKENTTKGMRSKEGAADYRYFPDPDIPLLVLQDEEIENAKKELPELPQQKRERLKKDYDLPDQDIVVLTEDAALADYYEAAVKAYPKQPKKISNWIMVEVNAYLNKKLLTIKDFKPKPEHIAEIFRLIDDGVISGKIAKEIFEDMCETGEAPSAIVEKKGIKQVSDTGELETIIRKVLEENPKSVADFKAGKEKSFGFLVGQTMKATKGQGNPKLVNEVLRKILSE; encoded by the coding sequence ATGGAATATGAAGCAGTCATAGGATTAGAAGTGCATGTTCAGCTTAATACTAAAACTAAAGCATTCTGTTCATGCCCAAATACTTTCGGTGCTCCTGCAAACACTCTTACTTGTCCAAGATGTCAGGCTCACCCCGGTACTTTGCCTATAGTTAATAAAGAAATGGTGCATAAAACTATTAAAGCAGGACTTGCTACTAACTGCACTATTCAAAAGAAAAGCAGATTCGCGAGAAAACATTATTTCTATCCGGATTTGCCTTCCTACTATCAGATTACTCAAATGGATGAACCTATTTGTACAGAAGGTCATCTTGATATCACTGTACTTAATGATGATGGCTCTTCCTATAATAAAAGCGTAAGAATAAATAGAATACATATGGAAGAAGATGCTGGTAAACTTGTTCATGATGATACAGGAAGACCTTTAAGCTATGTAGATTTAAACCGTGCAGGTTGTTGTTTGATAGAATGTGTAAGCGAACCGGATATTTCTACAGGAGAAGAAGCTTATCAGTATTTAACAGAGCTTAAAAAAATATTTAAATATATTGATGTTTCTGACTGCAATATGGAAGAAGGTTCTTTGAGATGCGATGCCAATGTTTCAATTCGTCCTAAAGGAAGCAAAGAACTTGGGGTTAAAACTGAAGTAAAAAACATGAACAGTTTCAGAAATGTAAGGTTAGCTATTGATTATGAAATCAAAAGACAAATAAAAGCTCTAAATAATGGAGAGAAAATCTTACAAGAAACAAGACTTTATGATGCTAAAGAAAACACTACTAAAGGTATGCGTTCAAAAGAAGGTGCTGCAGATTACAGATATTTCCCAGACCCTGATATACCTCTTTTAGTGCTTCAAGATGAAGAGATTGAAAATGCTAAAAAAGAGCTTCCAGAACTTCCACAGCAAAAACGCGAAAGACTTAAAAAAGATTATGATTTACCAGATCAGGATATAGTAGTTCTTACAGAAGATGCTGCCTTAGCTGATTATTATGAAGCTGCAGTTAAGGCATATCCTAAACAGCCTAAAAAAATAAGCAACTGGATAATGGTTGAAGTTAATGCATACTTAAATAAAAAACTTCTTACTATTAAGGATTTTAAACCAAAACCAGAGCATATAGCTGAAATATTTAGACTTATAGATGATGGTGTTATAAGCGGTAAAATAGCCAAAGAGATTTTTGAGGATATGTGCGAAACAGGTGAGGCTCCTTCTGCTATAGTAGAGAAAAAAGGAATCAAACAGGTAAGCGATACAGGAGAGCTTGAAACAATAATAAGAAAAGTTTTAGAAGAAAATCCTAAATCAGTTGCTGACTTCAAAGCAGGTAAAGAAAAATCATTCGGATTCTTAGTAGGTCAGACTATGAAAGCTACTAAAGGTCAGGGCAACCCTAAACTTGTTAATGAAGTTTTGAGAAAAATTTTAAGCGAATAA
- a CDS encoding protoporphyrinogen/coproporphyrinogen oxidase encodes MNKVIILGTGISGISAGYKLKQKNIDFEIFEKENEYGGLCRRLKIGKFIFDRFPHFSFTKDKQIMKLFNIASNEYYSHIPNVANYYKGLWLGNPTQSNLYPLDKEQKIKIIEGFKNKPNIENPKNYREWLDGSFGYYFAKEFSDKYTKKYWTTEAENMSIDWIGYRVMKSDLKEIEYGAWNKDSKSKYYASEMRYPQHGGFQSFFDSWTPKENIRLNHNLIRWNIKKKELLFDNVYRIHYDKIISTLPLTYITNIIEDIPNNVKEAASRLCYTSGYTVSIGLKGKVNVPYLWFYVYDEEILFPRVYIASLKSPYNAPEGYSSLQAEIPCSKFKQINLSNNQIVEHTINKLVEMKIFDYKQVEFAQLDYHQYANILFTLDTEINKKIVLDWLKENNIYTSGRYGKWEYYWTDQAIISGIEAANYIYSN; translated from the coding sequence ATGAATAAAGTAATTATATTAGGTACTGGAATATCTGGTATATCAGCAGGGTACAAGTTAAAACAAAAAAATATTGATTTTGAAATATTTGAAAAAGAAAATGAATATGGCGGATTATGCAGAAGATTAAAAATAGGTAAATTTATTTTTGACAGATTTCCACATTTTTCTTTTACAAAAGATAAGCAAATTATGAAATTATTTAATATAGCATCTAATGAATATTATAGTCATATTCCAAATGTAGCTAATTATTATAAAGGTTTATGGCTTGGAAATCCTACTCAAAGTAATTTATATCCTTTAGATAAAGAACAAAAAATAAAAATAATAGAAGGTTTTAAAAATAAACCAAATATAGAAAATCCTAAAAATTATAGAGAATGGCTTGATGGTTCTTTCGGATATTATTTTGCCAAAGAATTTTCAGATAAGTATACTAAAAAATATTGGACTACAGAAGCAGAAAATATGAGTATTGATTGGATTGGTTATAGAGTGATGAAAAGTGATTTGAAGGAAATAGAGTATGGTGCTTGGAATAAGGACAGTAAATCTAAATATTATGCTAGTGAAATGAGATATCCACAACATGGTGGATTTCAAAGTTTCTTTGATTCTTGGACTCCGAAAGAAAATATTAGATTAAATCATAATTTGATTAGATGGAATATTAAGAAAAAGGAACTATTATTTGATAATGTCTATAGGATTCATTATGATAAAATTATATCTACTTTACCATTAACCTATATTACTAACATCATTGAAGATATTCCAAATAATGTAAAAGAAGCAGCCTCAAGACTTTGTTATACATCGGGTTATACTGTATCGATAGGATTAAAAGGAAAAGTGAATGTACCTTATTTATGGTTTTATGTATATGATGAAGAAATTTTATTTCCTAGAGTTTACATTGCTAGCCTAAAATCTCCATATAATGCACCTGAAGGTTATAGTTCATTGCAGGCTGAAATACCTTGTTCTAAATTCAAACAAATAAATTTAAGTAATAATCAAATAGTGGAGCATACTATTAATAAACTTGTAGAAATGAAAATATTCGATTATAAGCAAGTAGAGTTTGCTCAATTAGATTACCATCAGTATGCTAATATATTATTTACACTCGATACAGAAATCAATAAAAAAATAGTTTTAGACTGGTTAAAAGAAAATAATATATATACATCAGGAAGATATGGAAAATGGGAATACTATTGGACAGATCAGGCGATTATTAGCGGAATCGAAGCGGCAAATTATATTTATTCTAATTAA
- a CDS encoding glycosyltransferase family 2 protein produces MKKISILVPTYNEEKNIEPLSEEIIKVLSNFNYDYEIIFIDNCSTDNTRYIIIDLCQKNKNVKAIFNSRNFGPLKNFYYGLTQITGDCAILIFADFQDPPKLIYEFIKEWENGYKVVIAKKTKSNEGIVSILRGVYYKIVSILSKIDSAKIISNFNGFGLYDKDFIDILRKIEDPEPYFKNVVGEFGFKIKEIPYIHEKRKTGKSKLSFYKSYDIAMLSIISYSKVILRVSTFIGFVFSIITFIIGLMTLIQKIINWSTYPIGMATLMVGVFFIGSVQLFFIGLLGEYILNINLRIVKKPLVIEEERINFDE; encoded by the coding sequence ATGAAAAAAATTAGCATACTAGTTCCAACATATAACGAAGAAAAAAATATAGAGCCGCTTTCAGAAGAAATTATAAAAGTGTTATCTAATTTTAATTATGATTATGAAATTATTTTTATAGATAATTGTTCTACAGATAATACGAGATATATAATAATAGATTTATGCCAAAAAAATAAAAATGTTAAAGCTATTTTCAATTCCAGAAATTTTGGTCCATTAAAGAATTTTTATTATGGATTAACTCAAATAACGGGAGATTGTGCAATACTTATATTTGCAGATTTCCAAGATCCCCCAAAATTGATATATGAGTTTATTAAAGAATGGGAAAATGGATATAAAGTAGTTATAGCTAAAAAAACAAAAAGTAATGAAGGTATTGTTTCTATTTTAAGAGGTGTTTATTATAAAATAGTGTCTATTTTATCTAAAATAGACAGTGCCAAAATAATATCTAATTTCAATGGTTTTGGTCTTTATGATAAAGATTTTATTGATATATTGAGAAAAATAGAAGATCCTGAACCATATTTTAAAAATGTAGTTGGAGAATTTGGTTTTAAAATAAAAGAAATACCATATATACATGAAAAAAGAAAAACAGGTAAATCTAAACTTAGTTTTTATAAATCATATGATATAGCAATGTTGTCTATAATAAGTTATTCAAAAGTTATATTGAGAGTTTCTACTTTTATTGGATTTGTATTTTCAATAATAACCTTTATTATTGGATTAATGACATTAATACAAAAAATTATTAATTGGAGTACATATCCAATAGGTATGGCGACATTAATGGTAGGTGTTTTCTTTATAGGTTCAGTACAATTATTTTTTATAGGACTTTTAGGTGAGTACATTTTAAATATTAATCTTAGAATAGTTAAAAAACCATTAGTTATAGAAGAGGAAAGAATAAATTTTGATGAATAA
- a CDS encoding NAD-dependent epimerase/dehydratase family protein, translating to MKKVVVTGINGLIGQYISEPLKELGFEVYGIGTRNIETDKLYYIKLNINNTTQLENKFKEIKPEYLIHLAWDTKQGYLDSDSNFDLLASSINMLKYFKENGGKRVIYTGTCFEYKFKDSKIKEYDELNPTTIYAKCKNYLREISELYCSKYNIDFCWARVFYTYGENENPNRLFPYIIELLKNDKKVSINHSQLKKDYMFAGDVAKSIALITNSNFHGSINICLGKALSLKELAFMIAKKMNKEYLIELKEFETNEPSIIIGDNSKLINEIGFKKYSNINDILDQLILEYTK from the coding sequence ATGAAGAAAGTAGTAGTTACAGGAATTAATGGACTAATAGGACAATATATATCAGAACCATTAAAGGAATTAGGTTTTGAAGTGTATGGAATAGGTACTAGAAATATAGAAACTGATAAATTGTATTATATAAAACTTAATATTAATAATACAACTCAATTAGAAAATAAATTTAAAGAAATAAAACCTGAATATTTAATACATTTAGCTTGGGATACAAAACAAGGATATTTAGATTCAGATTCCAATTTTGATTTACTTGCTTCATCTATAAATATGCTTAAATATTTTAAAGAAAATGGAGGTAAAAGAGTAATTTATACAGGTACTTGTTTTGAATATAAATTCAAAGATAGTAAAATAAAAGAATATGATGAATTAAATCCAACTACTATATATGCTAAATGTAAAAATTATTTAAGGGAAATATCTGAATTATATTGTAGTAAATATAATATTGATTTTTGTTGGGCCAGAGTTTTTTATACTTATGGAGAAAATGAAAATCCGAATAGACTATTCCCATATATAATTGAATTACTAAAAAATGATAAAAAAGTTTCTATAAATCATTCACAATTAAAAAAAGATTATATGTTTGCAGGTGATGTTGCAAAATCTATAGCACTAATAACAAATTCAAATTTTCATGGTAGCATAAATATATGTTTAGGAAAGGCATTATCATTAAAAGAGCTAGCTTTTATGATTGCTAAAAAAATGAATAAAGAATATTTAATAGAATTAAAAGAATTTGAAACCAATGAACCTAGTATTATAATTGGAGATAATTCAAAACTTATTAATGAAATAGGTTTCAAGAAATATTCTAATATTAATGATATTTTAGATCAACTTATTTTGGAGTATACAAAATGA